From Humibacter ginsenosidimutans, a single genomic window includes:
- a CDS encoding ATP-binding protein yields the protein MTEDRARLHTAVLVAPSKERRKLRKQRRKAEARLHAEQHRTAIAAAKAKAEQERAERRATIYLPKAGESGAARLRTPGRFHLTRHQDTSATLAGAYPFVAEGGLGADGVFVGQDLYSGGSFVYDPWVLYARGIITAPNVVLAGIVGSGKSSLAKSLYTRSLPFGRRVYVPGDPKGEHTAVANAVGGRAIVLGHGLNTRLNPLDEGHRPSGLSDEQWASTVAARRRDLIGALAETVLARGLSPLEHTAIDIALTQTVRENDVPILPMVVDRILAPSADADGRLAEDGRLVGHALRRLVAGDLAGLFDGPSTVAFDPSLPMISLDLSRVTENSTLISVLMTCSSAWMESALLDPNGGQRWVIYDEAWRLMSHPALLRRMDAHWRLARHYGIANMLIFHKLTDLDNVGDQGSAMRSLANSLLANAETRIVYRQESDQLGPTATALGLTGTEQQLLPNLGVGQGLWRIKARSFVCQHQLHPDELALFDTSSRAAGGHR from the coding sequence GTGACCGAGGATCGCGCGCGGCTGCACACTGCCGTTCTGGTGGCACCGTCGAAGGAGCGGCGCAAGCTCCGCAAGCAGCGCCGCAAGGCCGAGGCGAGGCTCCACGCCGAGCAGCACAGGACCGCGATCGCCGCCGCGAAGGCGAAGGCTGAGCAGGAGCGCGCCGAGCGCCGCGCGACGATCTACCTGCCGAAGGCGGGCGAGTCCGGTGCTGCGCGGCTGCGCACCCCAGGTCGGTTTCATCTGACGCGGCATCAGGACACGTCGGCGACACTGGCGGGCGCGTACCCGTTCGTCGCCGAGGGCGGTCTCGGCGCCGACGGCGTGTTCGTCGGCCAAGACCTCTACTCGGGCGGGAGCTTCGTCTACGACCCGTGGGTGCTCTACGCACGCGGCATCATCACCGCACCCAACGTGGTGCTGGCCGGGATCGTCGGCTCCGGCAAGTCATCGCTGGCCAAGTCCCTCTACACGCGGTCGCTACCGTTCGGGCGGCGCGTGTACGTTCCCGGCGATCCAAAGGGCGAACACACCGCCGTCGCCAACGCCGTCGGCGGACGCGCCATCGTCCTCGGCCACGGACTCAACACTCGCCTGAATCCACTCGACGAAGGCCACCGGCCCAGCGGACTCTCGGATGAGCAGTGGGCCTCGACCGTCGCTGCGCGACGCCGTGACCTGATCGGCGCCCTCGCGGAGACCGTGCTCGCGCGCGGCTTGTCGCCGTTGGAGCACACCGCGATCGACATCGCCCTGACTCAGACGGTGCGGGAGAACGACGTGCCGATCCTGCCGATGGTCGTTGATCGCATCCTCGCCCCGAGTGCGGATGCCGACGGCAGGTTGGCCGAGGACGGCAGGCTTGTCGGCCATGCGCTGCGCCGCCTCGTGGCCGGTGACCTGGCCGGGCTGTTCGATGGGCCTTCGACGGTCGCGTTCGATCCGTCGTTGCCGATGATCTCGCTCGATCTCTCGCGGGTCACCGAGAACTCGACGCTCATTTCGGTGTTGATGACGTGCTCGTCGGCGTGGATGGAGTCTGCGCTGCTCGACCCGAACGGTGGGCAGCGGTGGGTGATCTACGACGAGGCCTGGCGGCTCATGTCCCACCCGGCTCTGTTGCGGCGGATGGATGCGCACTGGCGACTCGCCAGGCACTACGGGATCGCGAACATGCTGATCTTCCACAAGCTCACCGACCTCGACAACGTGGGCGACCAGGGCTCCGCCATGCGCTCGCTGGCCAACTCACTGCTTGCGAACGCCGAGACGCGGATCGTGTACCGGCAGGAGTCCGACCAACTCGGACCGACCGCTACCGCTCTCGGCCTGACCGGCACCGAGCAGCAGCTCTTGCCAAACCTCGGCGTCGGACAAGGCCTATGGCGGATCAAGGCCAGAAGCTTCGTCTGCCAACACCAACTCCACCCCGACGAACTCGCACTATTCGACACCAGCAGCCGTGCAGCCGGAGGCCACCGATGA
- the mscL gene encoding large conductance mechanosensitive channel protein MscL, producing the protein MIKGFKEFIMRGNVIDLAVAVVIGAAFTAVVNAIVASLINPLISAVFKADSLDKALKVPIPTVGGGTTYLAFGAIIGAVIQFLAVALVVYFVFVLPMNHFRERAEAKRAVTAGDEAEALPADVELLTQIRDLLAAQADANLLDAARSEAAGGRHSDAPPSE; encoded by the coding sequence GTGATCAAGGGCTTCAAAGAGTTCATCATGCGCGGCAACGTGATCGATCTCGCGGTCGCCGTTGTCATCGGCGCTGCGTTCACGGCCGTCGTGAACGCCATCGTCGCCAGCCTGATCAACCCGCTGATCAGCGCCGTCTTCAAGGCCGACTCGCTCGACAAGGCCCTCAAGGTGCCGATCCCCACGGTCGGCGGTGGCACCACCTACCTGGCGTTCGGCGCGATCATCGGCGCCGTCATCCAGTTCCTGGCGGTCGCGCTCGTCGTGTACTTCGTGTTCGTGCTGCCCATGAACCACTTCAGGGAACGGGCGGAGGCCAAGCGCGCGGTCACAGCGGGCGACGAGGCCGAGGCGCTGCCCGCCGACGTCGAGCTGCTCACGCAGATCCGCGACCTGCTCGCCGCACAGGCCGACGCGAACCTGCTCGATGCCGCCAGATCGGAAGCGGCAGGCGGTCGGCACTCCGACGCGCCGCCTTCGGAATAG
- a CDS encoding FmdB family zinc ribbon protein, with the protein MPTYSYKCAECGHAFDIHQSFSDDALTVCPECGGPLRKVFGAVGVTFKGSGFYRTDSRGGSSSSAPAAKKDAPSSSSSDSKPASTEKKSTPAAPSSAGSAA; encoded by the coding sequence ATGCCCACCTATTCCTATAAGTGCGCTGAATGCGGACACGCGTTCGACATCCACCAGTCCTTCAGCGACGACGCACTGACCGTGTGCCCGGAGTGCGGCGGACCGCTGCGCAAGGTGTTCGGCGCCGTCGGCGTCACGTTCAAGGGATCGGGCTTCTACCGCACCGACTCGCGCGGCGGCTCGTCCTCGTCGGCACCCGCAGCCAAGAAGGATGCCCCGTCGTCGTCATCGAGCGACTCGAAGCCGGCATCCACCGAGAAGAAGAGTACGCCCGCCGCGCCGTCGTCAGCGGGTTCTGCCGCCTGA
- a CDS encoding class I adenylate-forming enzyme family protein, translating into MNTISSSDIDRRRDALERTLGSWVPRSLAAAFDVAVARHPDRPYVVTDAGTLTYAQVAERSRRLATGLIELGVRKGDRVAMLMDNRLDYPIVKFAIARVGAVAVALNYLYRGDEIVTRLQQSGARVLISIDSSAATDFLAVFDERFGRWESGVNSDDVPTLRQIVLAESGWRSGALTVPGLSRELDDQLVDEATQAVLADDVADIVFTSGTTGHALGAELTHDMLLRSAYGSAYHRAFDDGWRIGFALPLYHVFGYVEGMLAAVFAGGAIVPQRVFNPRTTLELIQQHGINEVLFVPTMTVAVVDQAVKDDYDLSSLQSVFSAAAPAPVWLWNRVMTDLNPQMIFTGYGQTEVSAATALTLPGDSIELVSSVVGTPKLGGLAAVGTGIPNGRLAEYRTIDPFDGHVLPQGESGELVVRGPQVTREYIGESAQAAAAIDEDGWLRTGDLGWVDDDGYLHLSGRSKELFKVGGELVAPLEVEQVLTAYDGVNQAYVAGIPDERYGEIGWAWVVAAEDAVLDERALLAHARTHLAPFKVPRGMTVVMVEELPMTTTGKVQKYQLVQWIVEGRPA; encoded by the coding sequence ATGAACACGATCTCGTCGTCTGACATCGACCGCCGCCGTGACGCACTGGAGCGCACGCTCGGCAGCTGGGTTCCCCGTTCATTGGCCGCGGCCTTCGACGTCGCCGTCGCCCGGCATCCGGATCGTCCCTATGTGGTGACGGATGCCGGCACCCTCACGTACGCGCAGGTCGCTGAACGCTCACGGCGACTGGCGACGGGCCTGATCGAGCTCGGCGTGCGCAAGGGCGATCGGGTGGCCATGCTGATGGACAACCGGCTCGACTATCCGATCGTCAAGTTCGCGATCGCGCGCGTCGGCGCCGTGGCCGTGGCGCTGAACTATCTGTATCGCGGCGACGAGATCGTGACCAGGCTGCAGCAGTCGGGTGCGAGGGTGCTGATCAGCATCGACTCCTCGGCGGCCACCGACTTTCTGGCGGTGTTCGATGAACGTTTCGGCCGCTGGGAGTCGGGCGTGAACAGCGACGACGTGCCCACACTGCGGCAGATCGTGCTCGCCGAGTCGGGCTGGCGGTCGGGAGCACTCACGGTTCCCGGGCTGTCGCGGGAGCTCGACGATCAGCTCGTCGACGAGGCGACGCAGGCGGTGCTCGCCGATGACGTCGCCGACATCGTCTTCACCTCCGGCACGACAGGGCACGCGCTCGGCGCGGAGCTCACCCACGACATGCTGCTGCGCAGCGCCTACGGCTCCGCGTACCATCGCGCGTTCGACGACGGCTGGCGCATCGGCTTCGCGCTGCCGCTCTACCACGTGTTCGGGTATGTGGAGGGGATGCTCGCCGCCGTCTTCGCCGGCGGCGCGATCGTTCCCCAGCGCGTCTTCAACCCGCGCACCACGCTCGAGCTCATCCAGCAGCACGGCATCAACGAGGTGCTGTTCGTGCCGACGATGACGGTCGCCGTCGTCGACCAGGCGGTGAAGGATGACTACGACCTCAGCAGTCTCCAGTCCGTGTTCTCCGCCGCGGCGCCCGCTCCGGTCTGGCTGTGGAACCGGGTCATGACCGACCTGAACCCGCAGATGATCTTCACCGGGTACGGACAGACGGAGGTGTCGGCGGCGACCGCCCTCACGCTGCCGGGGGATTCGATCGAGCTGGTGTCGAGCGTTGTCGGCACACCGAAGCTGGGTGGACTCGCTGCGGTGGGCACGGGCATCCCGAACGGACGGCTCGCCGAGTACCGCACGATCGACCCGTTCGACGGGCACGTGCTCCCGCAGGGGGAGAGCGGGGAGCTGGTGGTGCGCGGGCCCCAGGTGACGCGCGAATACATCGGCGAGAGCGCGCAGGCTGCGGCCGCGATCGACGAGGACGGCTGGCTGCGCACCGGCGACCTCGGGTGGGTCGACGATGACGGCTACCTGCACCTGAGCGGGCGCAGCAAGGAGCTGTTCAAGGTGGGCGGCGAGCTCGTGGCTCCGCTCGAGGTGGAGCAGGTGCTCACGGCATACGACGGCGTGAACCAGGCGTATGTGGCTGGCATCCCCGACGAGCGTTACGGCGAGATCGGCTGGGCATGGGTGGTCGCGGCAGAGGATGCCGTGCTCGACGAACGCGCGCTTCTTGCGCACGCGAGAACCCACCTCGCCCCGTTCAAGGTGCCGCGCGGGATGACGGTGGTGATGGTGGAGGAGCTGCCGATGACGACCACCGGGAAGGTGCAGAAGTACCAGCTCGTGCAGTGGATCGTGGAGGGTCGGCCGGCCTGA
- a CDS encoding GNAT family N-acetyltransferase: MYVPSLNDAAVGIRPIRLRDARALEKELLDNRTWLRQWEATSPHGPAAFDTRASIRSLQASSRAGHGLPFVMEYDGELAGQLNVSSITYGSLASATIGYWVAERFAGKGVTPTSVALATDYCFFQLGLHRMEICIRPENGPSLRVVQKLGFRYEGLRRRYIHINGDWRDHFCFALVVEEIPQGVLRRWKAGDVPLDAANVPAADLEAAAHPLVPRTR; this comes from the coding sequence GTGTACGTGCCCAGCCTCAATGACGCAGCTGTCGGCATCCGTCCGATCAGACTGCGGGATGCGCGCGCCCTCGAGAAGGAGCTGCTCGACAACCGCACGTGGCTGAGGCAGTGGGAGGCGACCAGCCCGCACGGGCCGGCGGCCTTCGACACGCGGGCGAGCATCCGGTCGTTGCAGGCGTCGTCGCGCGCCGGTCACGGGCTGCCGTTCGTCATGGAATACGACGGCGAGCTCGCCGGGCAGCTCAACGTGTCGTCGATCACCTACGGGTCGCTCGCCTCGGCGACCATCGGCTATTGGGTGGCCGAGCGCTTCGCAGGCAAGGGCGTCACGCCCACCTCGGTGGCGCTGGCCACCGACTACTGCTTCTTCCAGCTCGGGCTGCACCGCATGGAGATCTGCATCAGGCCCGAGAACGGTCCTTCGCTGCGGGTGGTGCAGAAGCTCGGCTTCCGGTACGAGGGGCTGCGCAGGCGGTACATCCACATCAACGGCGACTGGCGCGACCACTTCTGCTTCGCGCTCGTGGTGGAAGAGATCCCGCAGGGGGTGCTGCGACGATGGAAGGCGGGGGATGTCCCGCTCGACGCGGCCAACGTTCCGGCGGCCGATCTCGAAGCGGCCGCGCACCCGCTCGTTCCGCGGACCCGATGA
- the galU gene encoding UTP--glucose-1-phosphate uridylyltransferase GalU, with amino-acid sequence MAITKAVIPAAGLGTRFLPATKAMPKEMLPVVDKPAIQYVVEEAVGAGLDDVLLITGRNKNALENHFDRATEIESTLVAKGDIEKLRRVMYSSELADMHYVRQGDPKGLGHAVLRARKHVGRQPFAVLLGDDIIDSRDELLTTMIEVAERRGASVIALLEVDPEQINLYGAADVEATDDEGVVRVRGLVEKPAPEDAPSNLAIIGRYVLQPEVFDVLEHTAPGKGGEIQLTDALQELAADPDGPGVYGVVFRGRRYDTGDRLDYLKSIVQLAIDREDLGPRFRPWLREFAAGLDDEPVQGDVIAEPGIETPGHD; translated from the coding sequence ATGGCCATCACCAAAGCCGTCATCCCCGCAGCAGGCCTGGGAACCCGGTTTCTGCCCGCCACGAAGGCGATGCCCAAAGAGATGCTGCCTGTCGTCGACAAGCCGGCCATTCAGTACGTGGTCGAAGAAGCGGTCGGTGCGGGCCTCGACGACGTTCTGCTCATCACGGGACGCAACAAGAACGCGCTCGAGAACCACTTCGACCGCGCGACCGAGATCGAGTCCACGCTCGTCGCCAAGGGTGACATCGAGAAGCTGCGCAGGGTCATGTACTCGAGCGAGCTGGCCGACATGCACTACGTGCGCCAAGGCGACCCGAAGGGCCTGGGACACGCTGTGCTGCGCGCCCGCAAGCACGTGGGACGTCAACCCTTCGCCGTGCTGCTCGGCGATGACATCATCGACAGCCGCGACGAGCTCCTCACCACGATGATCGAGGTCGCCGAACGGCGCGGTGCCAGCGTGATCGCGCTGCTCGAGGTCGACCCCGAGCAGATCAACCTCTACGGCGCCGCCGATGTCGAGGCCACCGACGACGAGGGTGTCGTTCGCGTGCGCGGACTCGTCGAGAAGCCCGCGCCGGAGGATGCCCCGTCGAACCTCGCCATCATCGGCCGTTACGTGCTGCAGCCGGAGGTGTTCGACGTGTTGGAGCACACGGCGCCCGGCAAGGGCGGCGAGATCCAGCTGACGGACGCCCTCCAGGAGCTGGCGGCAGACCCCGACGGCCCCGGCGTCTACGGCGTGGTGTTCCGCGGCCGTCGTTACGACACCGGTGACCGGCTGGACTACCTCAAGTCGATCGTGCAGCTGGCGATCGATCGCGAAGACCTGGGGCCCCGGTTCCGGCCGTGGCTGCGGGAGTTCGCCGCGGGACTCGACGACGAGCCCGTGCAGGGCGACGTGATCGCGGAACCGGGCATTGAGACGCCCGGCCACGACTGA
- a CDS encoding type IV secretory system conjugative DNA transfer family protein: protein MNQRQAAGMGDELTNAALIGLIGMFGIALALRAAGSVAAFLTGTPQPDAGAAAGLAVLFNPGDPATALGADGLNPVVYWLVSTALLGGLAAGIVWVWIVLRRHTRKTETDPHRLAGIATSHEVKTAASAKALLHRAATLRPSLESPAPQDVGYLLGASRGTKVWASVEDSILLIGPPRSGKGLHVVINAILDAPGAVVTTSTRPDNLTATLRDRRRKGGPVAVFDPQHLAEGIPAGLRWSPIRGCDDPLTAMIRANGLAAATGLSAGGVESGGFWEGKTRTALQSLLHAAALDGRQPAELFRWTLDPSAASEAVAILNSHPNAAMGWDDSLAAMIDADPKTRDSIWQGVSLALAALADPRVLDAVTPGPHEHFDPETFLTEQGTLYLLATGAGAGASASLVAAFVEDLIETARRLAARSPGARLDPPLLLALDEIGNLAPLPSLPTLMAEGGGTGITTMPVLQSLAQARDRWSEHQAGAIWDASIVKIILGGASNSRDLQDLSTLIGERDEYTDSVTLGDHGTRSNQRSIRRVPILPPDRIRTLPFGTGITMLRSAPPIVTDLRAWPTRPDAAQLRTDRDELEALLRHRPAS from the coding sequence ATGAACCAGCGGCAAGCCGCGGGCATGGGCGACGAACTCACCAACGCCGCCCTCATTGGCCTGATCGGCATGTTCGGGATCGCTCTCGCCCTCCGCGCCGCTGGTAGCGTCGCCGCGTTCCTCACCGGCACACCGCAACCAGACGCCGGCGCAGCGGCGGGGCTCGCCGTACTGTTCAACCCCGGCGATCCAGCGACCGCGCTCGGTGCCGACGGACTCAACCCGGTCGTCTACTGGCTTGTCAGCACGGCACTGCTCGGCGGACTCGCTGCCGGGATCGTCTGGGTGTGGATCGTGCTGCGCCGCCACACGCGGAAGACAGAGACCGACCCGCACCGACTGGCGGGGATCGCGACCAGCCACGAGGTCAAGACCGCCGCATCCGCGAAAGCACTGCTTCACCGCGCGGCCACGCTGCGGCCCTCCTTGGAGTCGCCAGCACCGCAGGATGTCGGCTACCTGCTCGGTGCCAGTCGTGGAACGAAGGTCTGGGCATCGGTCGAAGACTCGATCCTGCTGATCGGCCCGCCCCGCTCAGGCAAGGGCCTGCATGTCGTCATCAACGCGATCCTCGACGCACCCGGAGCGGTCGTCACCACCAGCACCAGGCCCGATAACCTCACCGCGACCCTCCGCGACCGACGCCGCAAGGGCGGGCCGGTCGCCGTGTTCGACCCGCAACACCTCGCCGAGGGCATCCCCGCCGGGCTGCGCTGGTCGCCCATTCGCGGGTGCGACGATCCGCTGACCGCGATGATCCGCGCCAACGGCCTCGCCGCCGCCACAGGCCTCAGTGCTGGCGGGGTCGAGTCCGGCGGGTTCTGGGAGGGCAAGACCCGCACAGCACTCCAGAGCCTGCTGCACGCTGCCGCGCTCGACGGCCGCCAGCCGGCCGAGCTGTTCAGGTGGACTCTTGATCCCAGCGCGGCGTCGGAGGCCGTCGCGATCCTCAACTCGCACCCGAACGCCGCGATGGGCTGGGACGACTCGCTAGCCGCGATGATCGACGCCGACCCCAAGACCCGCGACAGCATCTGGCAAGGCGTCTCCCTCGCGCTCGCAGCCCTCGCCGACCCGCGCGTGCTCGATGCTGTCACGCCAGGACCGCACGAACACTTCGACCCCGAGACCTTCCTCACCGAGCAAGGCACCCTCTACCTGCTCGCCACCGGTGCCGGAGCGGGAGCCTCCGCGTCGCTGGTCGCGGCGTTCGTCGAAGACCTCATCGAAACCGCCCGCCGACTCGCGGCACGCTCACCGGGAGCCCGGCTCGACCCGCCGCTGTTGCTCGCGCTCGACGAGATCGGAAACCTCGCGCCGCTGCCGTCACTGCCGACGCTCATGGCCGAAGGTGGCGGCACCGGGATCACGACCATGCCGGTCTTGCAGTCCCTCGCCCAGGCTCGCGACAGGTGGAGTGAGCATCAGGCCGGCGCGATCTGGGACGCCAGCATCGTCAAGATCATCCTCGGCGGCGCATCCAACAGCCGTGACCTCCAAGACCTCTCCACGCTCATCGGAGAGCGCGACGAGTACACCGACAGCGTGACCCTCGGCGACCACGGCACCCGCTCGAATCAGCGCTCGATCCGCCGCGTCCCGATCCTGCCGCCAGACCGCATCCGAACACTGCCGTTCGGCACCGGCATCACGATGCTGCGCTCTGCGCCGCCCATCGTCACCGACCTGCGCGCCTGGCCGACCCGGCCCGACGCAGCGCAGCTCCGCACTGACCGCGACGAACTCGAAGCGCTTCTGCGCCACCGTCCCGCCTCCTGA
- a CDS encoding single-stranded DNA-binding protein — protein sequence MAIHTQESLSGFIASEPLLTETAKGDARFFARIGKEHFRREDDGSFTQTETTYHHLVMFGRSAEHAHASFAQGDNFVAEGYTRPVNYERNGQAIEGEEFVAKKIGHDAARTRYEVDRTPRNGVGRDAATYEPTQRAATAAHAPVSM from the coding sequence ATGGCCATTCACACCCAGGAATCGCTGTCAGGCTTCATCGCTTCGGAGCCGTTGCTCACCGAGACGGCAAAGGGAGACGCCAGGTTCTTCGCCCGTATCGGCAAGGAGCACTTCCGCCGCGAGGACGACGGCTCGTTCACGCAGACCGAGACGACCTACCACCACTTGGTGATGTTCGGGCGTTCCGCTGAGCACGCGCACGCGAGCTTCGCCCAGGGCGACAACTTCGTCGCCGAGGGCTACACGCGGCCGGTCAACTACGAGCGCAACGGTCAGGCAATCGAGGGCGAAGAGTTCGTCGCCAAGAAGATCGGCCACGACGCCGCGCGAACCCGCTACGAGGTCGACCGGACGCCGCGCAATGGAGTGGGCCGGGACGCAGCAACGTACGAGCCGACGCAGCGAGCAGCGACCGCGGCGCACGCCCCGGTCAGCATGTGA